One region of Flavobacterium sp. GSB-24 genomic DNA includes:
- a CDS encoding lysoplasmalogenase: MRNSYFYKIYLAFSILYLIILVSGYERFDLFLKPILIPIIGFGVYFFRKFPTKNTLLSALVFSWIGDVILLFTDLGEIYFILGLVSFLTAHIIYCILFNKLNKIRKKQNRSVFIFGSILIALYLIGMVSFLMPFLGDLKIPVTIYASIISIMLLFAFNGFLVWEKPGNLLVFLGAFFFIISDSILAINKFYAPIPKSSFFIMLTYLLAQYLIVIGILKLNRKKVEE; the protein is encoded by the coding sequence ATGAGAAACTCTTATTTTTACAAAATTTATTTAGCGTTCAGTATACTATACCTGATTATTCTGGTATCTGGTTACGAGCGATTCGATCTGTTTTTAAAACCCATATTAATACCAATTATTGGGTTTGGTGTTTATTTTTTTAGAAAATTTCCAACTAAAAATACCTTATTAAGCGCACTTGTATTTTCTTGGATTGGAGACGTTATTCTGTTATTTACAGATCTTGGTGAAATATATTTCATATTGGGTTTAGTATCTTTTTTGACAGCCCATATTATCTATTGCATATTGTTTAATAAACTGAATAAGATTAGAAAAAAGCAGAACAGGTCAGTTTTTATTTTTGGAAGCATTTTAATTGCTTTATATTTAATTGGCATGGTTTCTTTTTTAATGCCATTTTTAGGAGATTTAAAAATTCCTGTTACAATTTATGCATCAATTATTTCTATTATGCTTTTATTTGCCTTTAACGGATTTTTAGTTTGGGAAAAACCTGGTAATTTACTCGTTTTTTTAGGAGCATTTTTCTTCATTATATCGGATAGTATTTTGGCGATAAACAAATTTTATGCTCCAATTCCGAAAAGCTCATTTTTTATTATGCTGACTTATCTTCTGGCACAATATCTGATTGTAATTGGTATTTTAAAACTAAACCGCAAAAAAGTAGAAGAATAA
- a CDS encoding 2-dehydro-3-deoxyphosphooctonate aldolase — MKKITLFIVLLITATSCVSTKSTLKNVDDNAPDLILKKDNTFLITQFAKDKKYGYDPDYPINIFFQNTNSETLNESRFLNALAGPSGEKITYTKLETCCPFPTKRSNMGAGFLNVYELKWEGQKKPIKLYLNVYEKGILMVPVGLRLK; from the coding sequence ATGAAAAAAATAACCCTTTTTATTGTTTTATTAATCACTGCAACTTCTTGCGTGAGTACAAAATCAACCTTAAAAAATGTAGACGACAACGCGCCTGATTTGATTTTGAAGAAAGACAATACTTTCCTTATCACTCAATTTGCTAAAGACAAAAAATACGGTTACGATCCTGATTATCCAATAAATATATTTTTTCAAAATACTAATAGCGAAACTCTTAATGAATCTCGTTTCCTGAATGCGCTGGCGGGACCAAGCGGTGAAAAAATTACTTATACAAAATTAGAAACCTGTTGTCCGTTTCCAACCAAAAGAAGTAATATGGGCGCTGGTTTTTTGAATGTTTACGAATTGAAATGGGAAGGACAGAAAAAGCCAATTAAGCTTTATTTGAATGTTTATGAAAAAGGAATTTTAATGGTTCCTGTGGGATTGAGGCTGAAGTAA
- a CDS encoding DUF6169 family protein, producing the protein MLIPYNYFLNENPQFYYFITKNEIEYRVAFIVDETFSAISGLDINNIFQIIVEKITDKIEKLDIQVSITIQSIIIAFFKNSQNSMLYVCDDKDNKSIKRFKVFNRWYSRSGIESTILKKDNVINCKSNNQNTIIYSSLLYHKENRNQKTIIEIYNKMQEILDEK; encoded by the coding sequence TTGCTAATCCCCTATAATTACTTCCTAAACGAAAATCCTCAGTTCTATTATTTTATTACAAAAAACGAAATAGAATATCGTGTAGCATTTATTGTTGATGAAACTTTTAGTGCTATATCAGGATTAGATATCAATAATATTTTTCAAATTATTGTAGAAAAAATAACTGATAAAATAGAAAAGTTAGACATTCAAGTTTCCATAACTATACAATCAATTATTATTGCATTTTTCAAAAACTCACAAAATTCCATGCTTTATGTTTGTGATGATAAAGACAACAAAAGTATTAAACGATTTAAAGTTTTTAATAGATGGTATTCCAGAAGCGGGATTGAAAGTACAATTTTAAAAAAAGATAATGTAATTAACTGTAAATCCAACAATCAAAATACTATTATTTACTCTTCATTGCTTTATCATAAAGAAAATAGAAATCAAAAAACAATTATAGAAATTTATAATAAGATGCAGGAAATACTTGACGAGAAATAA
- the kdsA gene encoding 3-deoxy-8-phosphooctulonate synthase: MNLQHIPQIKHTDSGNFFLLAGPCAIEGEEMALRIAEKLVGITDKLQIPYVFKGSFKKANRSRIDSFSGIGDEKALKILRKVSETFHVPTVTDIHTNEDADMAAQYVDVLQIPAFLVRQTDLVVAAANTGKVVNLKKGQFMSPESMKHAVQKVLDCNNENVMVTDRGTMFGYQDMIVDFRGIPTMQQYASTVLDVTHSLQQPNQTAGVTGGRPDMIETVAKAGIAVGVDGIFIETHFDPANAKSDGANMLHLDYFEGLMNKLVAIRKTVNTF, from the coding sequence ATGAATTTACAACATATTCCACAAATTAAGCATACTGACAGCGGAAACTTCTTTTTATTGGCGGGACCTTGCGCTATCGAAGGAGAAGAAATGGCTCTTAGAATTGCTGAAAAATTAGTTGGTATTACCGACAAACTTCAGATTCCTTATGTTTTCAAGGGATCTTTCAAAAAAGCAAACCGATCTAGAATTGATAGTTTTTCTGGAATTGGTGATGAAAAAGCTTTAAAAATCTTAAGAAAAGTTTCTGAAACTTTCCATGTTCCAACGGTTACAGATATTCATACTAACGAAGATGCTGACATGGCTGCACAATATGTAGATGTTTTGCAGATTCCAGCTTTCTTGGTGCGTCAGACTGATCTTGTAGTTGCTGCTGCAAATACTGGAAAAGTAGTTAACTTAAAAAAAGGACAATTTATGAGTCCTGAGAGCATGAAACATGCTGTACAAAAAGTATTAGACTGTAATAATGAAAATGTTATGGTTACAGATCGTGGTACTATGTTTGGTTATCAAGACATGATTGTTGATTTTAGAGGTATTCCTACTATGCAGCAATATGCTTCTACGGTTCTAGATGTAACGCATTCTTTACAACAGCCAAATCAAACTGCTGGTGTTACAGGAGGAAGACCTGATATGATTGAAACTGTTGCTAAAGCTGGTATTGCAGTTGGAGTTGACGGAATTTTTATTGAAACGCATTTTGATCCGGCAAATGCAAAAAGTGATGGTGCTAATATGCTTCATTTGGACTATTTTGAAGGTTTAATGAATAAATTGGTAGCTATTAGAAAAACAGTTAACACATTTTAA
- a CDS encoding sterol desaturase family protein has protein sequence MEEYGKILIIAMPIFLTLIIIEKIYGIYIKNDTAPLIDSVSSISSGITNSVKDVLGLSITFLSYEWLVSKIALQHLEANVLSYFIAFFVIDFYGYWSHRLAHQINFLWNKHAIHHSSEEFNLACALRQPIASLVNLFTFLLIPAALLGVPASVIAITLPIHLFLQFWYHTKHIKKMGFIEQILVTPSHHRVHHAINPEYLDKNHSQIFIFWDKLFGTFQEELDDVPPVFGITRPANTWNPIKINFQHLSLLVKDAWRAPKWKDKLTIWFKPTGWRPENFEEKYPVNKIENVFDFEKYGTQNSQRLIYWSVIQVLITLLFVSYLFENIATIGLPNIFIYGFFIFVTIYSYSELMDKSRFSVVWESLRLITVIGIVAYFRDWFGLNRVIPISNYVIFTYLIFSLFVTIYFVNIEFKNKPKPYINHNPLL, from the coding sequence ATGGAGGAATATGGAAAGATATTGATTATTGCAATGCCTATTTTTTTGACCTTAATTATCATCGAAAAAATATACGGTATTTATATAAAAAATGACACCGCTCCTCTTATAGACAGTGTATCAAGCATAAGTTCTGGAATAACCAATTCTGTCAAAGATGTTTTGGGTCTCAGTATTACTTTTCTGTCTTACGAATGGCTGGTTTCTAAAATTGCATTACAGCATTTAGAAGCAAATGTCCTCTCCTATTTCATTGCTTTTTTTGTTATTGATTTTTACGGATATTGGAGCCATCGACTAGCACATCAAATTAACTTTCTTTGGAACAAACATGCCATTCATCACAGCAGTGAAGAGTTTAATCTTGCGTGTGCGCTTCGCCAGCCTATTGCCAGCTTGGTTAATTTATTTACGTTTTTATTGATTCCCGCAGCTCTTTTAGGTGTTCCGGCTTCTGTAATTGCGATAACACTTCCTATTCATTTGTTTTTACAATTTTGGTATCACACCAAACACATTAAAAAAATGGGATTTATTGAACAAATTCTAGTAACTCCTTCACATCATCGTGTACACCATGCGATTAATCCAGAATATTTAGACAAGAATCATTCGCAGATTTTTATTTTCTGGGATAAACTTTTTGGCACTTTCCAGGAAGAATTAGACGATGTTCCGCCAGTTTTTGGAATCACAAGACCTGCTAATACTTGGAATCCTATTAAGATTAATTTCCAGCATTTAAGCTTATTAGTAAAAGATGCCTGGCGAGCTCCTAAATGGAAAGACAAATTAACGATCTGGTTTAAACCAACTGGCTGGCGTCCGGAAAACTTTGAAGAAAAATATCCCGTAAACAAAATTGAAAATGTTTTTGATTTTGAAAAATACGGAACACAAAACTCTCAAAGATTAATCTACTGGTCTGTAATTCAAGTTTTAATCACTTTATTATTTGTAAGCTATTTATTTGAAAACATTGCCACAATTGGTTTACCGAATATCTTTATTTATGGCTTTTTTATTTTTGTTACGATCTACAGTTACTCAGAATTAATGGATAAAAGCAGATTTTCTGTTGTATGGGAAAGTTTGAGATTGATAACAGTAATCGGTATTGTGGCTTACTTTAGAGATTGGTTTGGCTTAAATCGTGTAATTCCGATTAGTAATTATGTTATTTTTACATACTTAATATTCTCTCTTTTCGTGACAATCTATTTTGTCAATATTGAATTTAAGAACAAACCAAAACCATATATCAATCATAATCCCCTATTATGA